The Mycolicibacterium parafortuitum nucleotide sequence TCGTCGGCCGGGGATACCGGGTCACGATCGTGCAGAACCCTCTCACCTCGCTGAGCGACGACATCGCCGCGACCCGCCGCGTCGTCGAACGCCAAGACGGGCCCACCCTGCTCGTCGGCCACTCTTACGGTGGTGCCGTGATCACCGCGGTCGGAGTGGACCCGAAGGTGAGCGGGCTGGTCTACGTCTCCGGACTGGCGCCCGATGCCGGCGAGACGATCGCCCAGCAGTACGCCGACTACCCCGCCCCACCCGCCTTCGTGATCGAGACCGGACCCGACGGTTTCGGGTTCCTGAACGCCGAGAAGTTCAAAGCCGGTTTCGCCGCGGACACCACCGACGAGGTCGCGGCGTTCCTGCGCGACGCCCAGGTGCCGATCAACATGTCGATTTTCCAAGACGTCTTCACCGACGCGGCCTGGCGGACCAAGCCCAGTTGGGCGGTGATCGCCACTCAGGACCAGGCGATCGACCCCAGGATGCTGCGGCAGAGCGCCGATCGGATCGGCGCACAGATCACCGAGGTCGCAGCCAGTCACGTCGCGTTCCTCACCCATCCCGGGGTCGTCGCCGACGTGATCGACAGAGCCGCCAAGGAATCGGGCCAGATGTGAGTGTCGTCAGGGCGCCAGGCGATCAACCGTAGGCTCGGTGCAGGAAGTCGTCGACCAGTGGCACCACATCGTCGAGATGGGTCTCCAGTAGCCAGTGGCCGCCACCGAGAAGATGCAGCGGTGCGCCGGGCAGGTCGCGGTGATAGGCACGGGCCGACTGCTCGGGCATATAGCCGTCGTGCGGACCCCAGACGATCAGCGCGGGAGGCTGCTGCTCACGCAGGTATGCCTGCTCGGCCGGAAACCACGCCAGGTTGGTCGGCTGATCCTCGAGCAGACGGATCAGGTTGGCGATGCGCTCGGGGGTGTTCATCAGCGACCAGTGCAGCGTCCACAGGTCGGGACCGATGCGGTCGGCGATGTCGGCGGGAAGTTCACCACGGAACTCGCTCTCGAAGCCGCCGAGCGTGACGTGCTGGGCGATCGCACGCCGTGCGCCCGGGCCGGGGTTGTTCCAAGACTCCCTGAGGAAGTCGTACTTAGGACCGAAGGTGTCCTCGTAGATGTCGCCGTTCTGGATGACGAGCCCGGCGACTCGGCCGGGATGGGCCATTGCCAATTGCAAACCGAACTGGGAGCCGTAATCGTGGAGCCAGATGACGTAGCGGTCGAGCTTCATCGCGTCGACGAACGATTGCAGGAA carries:
- a CDS encoding alpha/beta fold hydrolase, coding for MSPVTHHRITVDGVDTFYRAAGPADAPVLLLPHGYPASSYVYRNLMAALGHRWRLLAPDLPGFGYSATPSVDSFEYTFAAYAGFLQSFVDAMKLDRYVIWLHDYGSQFGLQLAMAHPGRVAGLVIQNGDIYEDTFGPKYDFLRESWNNPGPGARRAIAQHVTLGGFESEFRGELPADIADRIGPDLWTLHWSLMNTPERIANLIRLLEDQPTNLAWFPAEQAYLREQQPPALIVWGPHDGYMPEQSARAYHRDLPGAPLHLLGGGHWLLETHLDDVVPLVDDFLHRAYG
- a CDS encoding alpha/beta fold hydrolase, which produces MNIPFRSLLTCAASAAVFLAAVAPGGPAHAQPGEVKNVVLVHGAFADGSGWRGVYDDLVGRGYRVTIVQNPLTSLSDDIAATRRVVERQDGPTLLVGHSYGGAVITAVGVDPKVSGLVYVSGLAPDAGETIAQQYADYPAPPAFVIETGPDGFGFLNAEKFKAGFAADTTDEVAAFLRDAQVPINMSIFQDVFTDAAWRTKPSWAVIATQDQAIDPRMLRQSADRIGAQITEVAASHVAFLTHPGVVADVIDRAAKESGQM